The Hydra vulgaris chromosome 05, alternate assembly HydraT2T_AEP genome includes the window tccCCGAAATTCCATACCctctgccccaaacgtgagagcaacaagttggtaaaataagttttttgctATTCTcaactaagtttatattcatcggtaaattttaaatttcataacagGTATAGAACACacattaatgtaaatataaaatctagtaacttttttttctagtaacttttaaactttaagttttctTATATCTATGATAACATAAAATAGAATAACCTAAAATATTatctcatataaaaaaaattaacataattttataacattgtaataaaactataactcGTACtgctaattattattattcgaATTTGTATAATGTACatgttttaagattaaaaataataaaaaataatttaaggtGAAAACAGCTTAAGTTATAATTTAGAGTTTTAGTTACAGTTAAAGTGAAACGAGCAAGTAATGAGTATTACttttagtaaatgtttttactttacatgttacttaaaaaagtaaaagtaaaagagtATGAGTAAAAACgcaaatatattgaaatatttaaaccGCTTCAATTAGTCATAGAGAACACTTTAATAAGTTCATGCTGACAATAAAACAcgtgttgttttaaaaagtatttaatttttgttagaaaaggctataaaacaacaataacacaaactgcaaagttgttttaacaaaataaagagcttgtgttaatgtaaaacaactttGTGAGGctgttttattgctttttatacagtttataaccCTAATAACATGATgatgaatttgattttatttagaatcaataaatttacaatcaataataatttttttttttatgtttttacaaattCAATAATACTGTAAATTAgtcaattattaattataaagtatattgaCGAAGAGATGCAACACCAGGCATCTCTATACTTACTAATGTGTAGGGCTAATTGTCAACGAGACAAGATGCCCATCGTGAGAGGAAACTTTTGAACAAGTTGACCAAGTGAGTGTCAATTGCTTCCTGTGGTAGCATATTCCAGGACGGTGTGACACGATTAGTAAAAAAGTGATGCCGCTCTTCGCAATCGCTAATAATTTGTCTGTGTAGCTGTTTATTGTGACTCCTCCTGCAATATACGTTGTTAGAGATCCTTTGAggaacaaaaaagttaacatcatcaattttatttttaattttaaactgttcaaTAAGATCTCCTCTAGCTCTTCTCTCTTCCAGTGTTGTCActctaaatatatttaagcGTTGCTCATATGGGAAATGTTTGATTGAGGAAATTTTTGTCGCTCTGCGCTGAACTCTTTCAAGCATATTGATATCCTTTTTTAGGTGAGGAGACCATGCTTGAATAGCGAATTCCAGGTGTGGGCGCACATATGTGATGTAAAGCCTTCGCCAGAGATAAATGCTTCTGCTTCGGAATACTTCTTTTAGTTGGCCCAATTTGTAATTGGCTACTGAGACTGCAGACTCTACCTGGGCACGGACTTTGAGGTCATTTGATATTAGAATACCTAGATATCGTTCAGTTTCAGTTTCCTCCAGGTTTCGACGAGTGCTTTCTGTGTTCGTCATTGAAtagatttgatttgattttctGTTACCTCGACCGACATGCATTGTTTTGCATTTTTCCACATTAAAGAACATCAACCATTTGTGAAACCGTTTTATGGCTTGATCAATGTCTGATTGTAAAGCTAGCATATCTTCATTCGATTTTATCATGTTCATAATTTTACTATCATCTGCGTAGAGCTTGAACTGGCGGGTAATGTTGTCCGGCagatcatttataaatagtacGAAAAGGAGAGGGCCGAGGACACTTCCTTGAGGGACGCCACTTGTAACTTTTTTCCAATCTGATGTGAATATTTTAGCAGTTGAGTGAGTATCAAGGACAACACGCTGTTGTCTATTGTTAAGCCAAGCATTTATCCACATGAGTGCTTTCCCGCTGATGCCATATGCTTTCAATTTGCTCAATAGGCGATTATGTGggactttatcaaatgcttttgcaaaatCAGTGTAAATCATATCGACTGGATACTTCTTGTGTGCAGCTTCTGTGAGGAAGTCGCGAGTTTCGAGGAGATTAGTTAAACAgctttttctttgaataaatccGTGTTGTGCTCTGCTTATTAAACCGTTTAAGTTAAAGTGTAgcattattttttcatgtaatATACTCTCGAATATTTTGCATGGTATGGATGTGAGAGAAACTGGTCTATAATGGATGCTCTTAGTTTGTTTCCTTTCTTGAAAATGGGCGTGACGTTAGATTTTTTCCATAGGTCTGGTACAGTGCTAATTGAGAAAGATTTTGGCAATGCGAAAGCTTCTGCGCAGTGTTTGAGTACACGAGGGGGAACGTTATCAACACCAAGAGATTTAGATTCGTCTGGGTTTGCGATTCGAGCACGGATATCGTtgattaaaaagatattctcGTCTAATAGACATTTTTTGTCAGTTCGGGGTTCTAATTCCGGCACAGGTCCGTTTGGCTCGTTGACAATTACTGATTGGAAATAATTGTTCAGGGTTGTGCAAATAATTTGAAGATCTGTTGAAATTGTTCCATCAATTGTTTCTATGGAGTTGAATACATATTTTGAGTtggttttgtttttgatatgaGCGTGTAGCTTTTTAGGGtcgtttttatataaattagctAGGTTCACTTCATATTTTAACACTGCTATTCTCAAAGTTTTGGTTACATTTCTGCATGCTTCTTTGTGCTTGTTTTTGAGCTCTCTATGTGTATGGCGACCAGAGGCAATATATTTAttccaaaattctttttttgttcttatagCTTTTAAAACTTCGTCTGTTATCCATGGTTCGTGTTTCTTCTTGAAGGGCAAGGTAGTCGACGGAATGAGTTCTGTTGCTAGTTCGTCGTACACTTCTAGGAATAGATTGTAACATTCGTTAGCTGAGCAGTTTTCGAGTAAGCTTTTCCAATTGGTTGAACTTAATTTTAGCGAGAAATTAGTGTAGTCGGCTCTGCTCCAGATATAGCGTTTTCGTTGCACGATTGGTGGTACTTTTATCTTGTCGTTCAGAACAAATTGACCCGTGATTAGAGCATGAGATTGTCCCATTGGAGTGTCCCCAAACGAGTCttcttcttttatttctatCAAGAGATCTTGTTTGTCTGTTATTACTAGGTCTAGAGAACTGTTCGGCTCTGAAAATCTGTTACTACGATATGTTTTGAAGGTGATCAATTGTGTGAGTAGGCATTCGTTTAAGCAATCTTGAAATTTCATGTCTCCTGGTCGTTCATTTAGCACGTGTGCTGTTGTCGCCACGCCACCGTCAATCTCAAAATACTCATAAAATGTGTTGCTAAAATTAAAGTCCCCATAGATTATAATGAAATCACACTCTAACCTTTGGGCGGCAGCTTTCGAAGCTTTGATAGATGCTATACAGTTTTTAAGAGTTTCGTCATTTAGGTCGTGTGGTCGATATACACATCCGAGAAGAATTGAGTTGTTGCCAAGCTTAATAACGCGCCACATTTGTTCAATTGAGTCTGAGTTCAATTGTGCAAAATTGGTTTCTAATGTAGTTATCTCTTCTTGTATATAAATGGCCACGCCACCTCCTCTTCCGTCTCTATCTCTTCGATGAATTTGATAGCCTGGTATAACCGTGTCGCTTGTTCCGTTGTACCAAGTTTCGGTGAAGAATAAAATGTGAGGAGTATTTTTAACTTCTAACTTGTGTAAACGGGCTATGGCTTCGTCgcgtttgtttttatttagtgaGCATGGATTGTTGGCCCAAAAGCGGAGATTTACAGGAgatagattatt containing:
- the LOC136080280 gene encoding uncharacterized protein LOC136080280; translated protein: MWRVIKLGNNSILLGCVYRPHDLNDETLKNCIASIKASKAAAQRLECDFIIIYGDFNFSNTFYEYFEIDGGVATTAHVLNERPGDMKFQDCLNECLLTQLITFKTYRSNRFSEPNSSLDLVITDKQDLLIEIKEEDSFGDTPMGQSHALITGQFVLNDKIKVPPIVQRKRYIWSRADYTNFSLKLSSTNWKSLLENCSANECYNLFLEVYDELATELIPSTTLPFKKKHEPWITDEVLKAIRTKKEFWNKYIASGRHTHRELKNKHKEACRNVTKTLRIAVLKYEVNLANLYKNDPKKLHAHIKNKTNSKYVFNSIETIDGTISTDLQIICTTLNNYFQSVIVNEPNGPVPELEPRTDKKCLLDENIFLINDIRARIANPDESKSLGVDNVPPRVLKHCAEAFALPKSFSISTVPDLWKKSNVTPIFKKGNKLRASIIDQFLSHPYHAKYSRVYYMKK